A genomic region of Desulfobulbaceae bacterium DB1 contains the following coding sequences:
- a CDS encoding proline--tRNA ligase: MRFTQLLLPTLKETPAEAEVISHKLLLRAGFIRKLASGIYSYLPLGLKSIRKVEQIVREEMNNAGAQELLLPMVQPADLWQESGRWKKYGPELLRFTDRHDRESCLGPTHEEVITDLVRKNIHSYRNLPVNLYQIQTKFRDEIRPRFGLMRGREFIMKDGYSFDATEKGAEETYEKMNSAYHRIFQRCGLTFRAVEADSGSIGGSFSHEFMVLADTGEDTIVICSSCSYAANMEKARAMESPGPEAGEELPVSRVETPGKRKVQAVCEFLDISPKNLVKTMIYVADGEPVAVLLRGDHEVQEVKLQNLLHATDVRLADEQETFDFTGTPTGYLGPVGLKLKMVADLEVTKMANFTTGANEKNFHLQNVRIGRDFSISQSADLRMVTADDRCPLCGGALSLTRGIEVGHIFKLGTTYSEALHATFLDDQGKEIPFVMGCYGIGVSRSVAAAIEQNHDKDGIIFPVPIAPFQVILLNLSVKDEEITRATENLYDEFRKNGIEVLLDDRDERPGIKFKDADLIGIPFRVTVGKSLTQEGKIEIRERKTGTTISVGVSETTAKLKQLIDDAMMSCRN, from the coding sequence ATGCGCTTTACCCAGCTGCTTTTACCGACTCTGAAAGAAACCCCTGCCGAGGCTGAAGTCATCAGCCACAAGCTGCTGCTGCGGGCAGGCTTTATCCGCAAACTTGCCTCCGGCATCTATTCCTACCTCCCCCTGGGTCTGAAATCCATCCGCAAGGTCGAACAGATCGTCCGGGAGGAGATGAACAACGCCGGAGCCCAGGAGCTGCTCCTGCCCATGGTGCAGCCGGCCGACCTTTGGCAGGAATCCGGCCGCTGGAAGAAATACGGACCGGAACTGCTCCGTTTTACCGACCGTCATGACCGTGAAAGCTGCCTCGGGCCCACCCATGAGGAAGTGATCACCGATCTGGTCCGAAAAAATATCCATTCCTACCGCAACCTGCCGGTCAACCTCTACCAGATTCAAACCAAATTCCGGGATGAAATCCGCCCTCGTTTCGGCTTGATGCGGGGCCGGGAATTCATCATGAAGGACGGTTACAGCTTCGACGCCACTGAAAAAGGGGCGGAAGAAACCTACGAAAAAATGAACTCCGCCTACCATCGGATTTTTCAACGGTGCGGCCTGACCTTCAGGGCGGTGGAGGCCGACTCCGGCTCCATCGGCGGCAGTTTTTCCCATGAATTCATGGTGCTGGCCGATACCGGCGAAGACACCATTGTCATCTGCTCCAGCTGCTCCTACGCCGCCAATATGGAAAAGGCCAGGGCCATGGAAAGCCCCGGCCCCGAGGCAGGCGAAGAACTGCCGGTCAGCCGCGTTGAAACGCCGGGCAAACGCAAGGTGCAGGCCGTCTGCGAATTCCTTGATATTTCGCCGAAAAACCTGGTCAAAACCATGATCTACGTGGCAGACGGTGAACCGGTGGCCGTGCTGCTGCGTGGCGACCATGAGGTGCAGGAGGTCAAATTGCAGAACCTGCTGCACGCGACTGACGTCCGGCTGGCCGACGAGCAGGAAACCTTTGATTTCACCGGCACTCCGACCGGCTATCTCGGGCCCGTCGGGCTGAAACTGAAAATGGTTGCTGATCTGGAAGTGACGAAGATGGCCAACTTCACCACCGGCGCCAATGAAAAAAACTTCCACCTGCAAAACGTCAGGATCGGCCGCGATTTCAGCATCAGTCAGTCCGCCGATCTGCGCATGGTCACCGCCGATGACCGCTGCCCCCTGTGCGGCGGAGCGCTGTCTCTGACCCGCGGTATCGAGGTGGGACACATCTTTAAACTGGGCACCACGTACAGCGAGGCGCTGCATGCCACCTTTCTCGACGACCAGGGCAAGGAGATTCCCTTTGTCATGGGTTGCTACGGCATCGGCGTCAGCCGTTCCGTGGCCGCGGCCATCGAACAGAACCACGACAAGGACGGCATCATCTTCCCGGTCCCCATCGCCCCTTTTCAGGTGATCCTGCTCAATCTTTCCGTCAAGGACGAGGAAATCACCCGGGCCACGGAAAACCTCTATGATGAATTCCGCAAAAACGGTATCGAGGTGCTGCTCGATGACCGGGACGAAAGGCCGGGCATCAAATTCAAGGATGCCGATCTGATCGGTATCCCCTTCCGGGTAACGGTGGGGAAAAGCCTGACCCAGGAAGGGAAAATCGAGATCAGGGAAAGAAAAACCGGCACGACCATCTCCGTGGGTGTTTCGGAAACCACGGCAAAACTCAAACAGCTGATCGATGACGCCATGATGAGCTGCCGGAACTAA
- a CDS encoding tRNA preQ1(34) S-adenosylmethionine ribosyltransferase-isomerase QueA — translation MPDKIPLDYDIDSYRYELPPEKIAQHPVSRRDCSKLLALTRPTGAIHDHVFTDIVDFFSPGDLLVVNNTRVFPARLLGNKESGGRVELLVLHYPKEMSLPEDGSGNCRGRAEVVGLLRSSKRCRPAQRIIFADDFSAEVVELLADGKALVELHYSGDLALLLEQYGRLPLPPYIKRKKGEEGRDRERYQTVFAARTGAIAAPTAGLHFTDDLLAAIADKGVERESVTLHVGYGTFAPVRVRDIRDHQVHSEFLTVSQKTADKINEVGLRGNRIWAVGTTTVRALEFAADASGMMHAAEGWCSLYIKPGYRFKLVKNVITNFHLPGSSLLFMVSALVGREQLLSCYRHALEHDYRFFSYGDAMIIQGE, via the coding sequence ATGCCTGATAAAATCCCCCTTGATTATGATATTGATTCGTACCGCTATGAGCTGCCGCCGGAAAAGATCGCCCAGCATCCGGTTTCCCGGCGCGATTGTTCGAAGCTGCTGGCCCTTACCCGGCCAACCGGCGCCATCCATGACCATGTTTTTACTGATATCGTCGATTTTTTTTCCCCCGGTGATCTGCTTGTGGTGAACAACACCAGGGTTTTTCCGGCTCGACTTTTGGGCAATAAGGAAAGCGGCGGGCGGGTGGAACTGCTCGTGCTTCATTATCCCAAAGAGATGTCGCTGCCCGAGGACGGAAGCGGAAATTGCCGGGGACGGGCCGAGGTGGTGGGTCTGTTGCGCAGCTCCAAGCGCTGCCGGCCCGCACAGCGGATCATCTTTGCCGATGATTTTTCCGCCGAGGTGGTCGAGCTTCTTGCCGACGGCAAGGCGTTGGTGGAGCTGCATTACAGCGGCGATCTCGCCTTGCTTCTTGAACAGTATGGCCGGCTGCCTTTGCCTCCGTACATCAAAAGAAAGAAGGGGGAGGAAGGGCGGGACAGGGAACGTTATCAAACGGTTTTTGCCGCCCGGACCGGGGCCATTGCCGCACCCACCGCGGGATTGCATTTTACCGATGATCTGCTGGCCGCCATTGCCGACAAGGGAGTGGAAAGAGAGTCCGTCACCCTGCATGTCGGATACGGTACTTTTGCGCCGGTACGGGTACGGGATATCCGTGATCATCAGGTTCATTCCGAATTTTTAACGGTTTCGCAAAAGACGGCGGACAAAATAAATGAGGTCGGACTGAGGGGAAATCGAATATGGGCGGTGGGAACCACCACGGTCCGGGCTCTGGAATTCGCGGCTGATGCTTCGGGAATGATGCATGCCGCTGAAGGATGGTGCAGCCTGTATATAAAACCGGGATACAGATTCAAGCTGGTGAAAAATGTCATCACCAATTTTCATTTGCCCGGCTCTTCACTGCTTTTCATGGTCAGCGCCCTGGTCGGACGCGAGCAGCTCCTTTCCTGTTATCGACATGCCCTGGAACATGACTACCGTTTTTTCAGTTACGGCGATGCGATGATAATTCAGGGGGAATAG
- a CDS encoding GTP pyrophosphokinase: protein MAQHIPITNEPITVDDLVHRAQGYLSPGDTDELRKAYDYAVKIHGNRKRADGTPYILHPLAVAHTLASMQLDLETLQAGLLHGIFKEPGTKATEKELEELFGPDVKEIVCGVTRIDNIEHNTNLDYQAENIRKMLLAMSSDIRILLLKLADRLHLMHLMDMPDTEKKDYAAETMDLYAPLASRLGIDWMKRELEDLAFAHLHPLEYQDLAARVDSSTSDRAIYVEEIKKILTTKLREQGLTDFLILGRPKHLYSIYRKLIAQRIPLEKVYDKVAFRIILKTVRECYEALGLVHSLWVPIDGRFKDFISSPKSNMYQSLHTSVIGPHGDFMEIQIRTEEMDKIAKEGIAAHWAYKEGTAISHKDAKMFQWLKQLIQWLQELKDPKEFLEAFKDELHQGETYVLTPNGEVKELPEGSTPLDFAYAIHTQVGNRCTGAKINGRLVPLKTVLHTGDVVEILTSPHQQPSRGWLSLVKTSRAKSRIRSWLRQDEMEKTLKLGQEICERELRKHNLSLKKLIKTGHLREILKRANSNTMEELLRRVGSGKIRTDQIIDLMLPAELKKAKEEEIPLAVEAAVETAAPPAPKPSTGDAIVIDGIDDMLIKISQCCLPMPGDDVMGFITTGRGISVHKALCPNLQATDPERRIEVSWSSSARTQHRAHIQILAHDQKGLLVSICNAITNDDANILNVDAHTSKDNIARLNIVLEVNNIDHLSTLLQHLRQLNQVIEAKRK from the coding sequence ATGGCGCAGCACATTCCCATTACCAACGAACCGATCACGGTAGACGACCTTGTCCACCGGGCTCAGGGCTACCTGAGCCCCGGCGACACCGACGAATTGCGCAAGGCCTATGACTATGCCGTAAAAATTCACGGCAACCGCAAAAGGGCCGACGGCACCCCCTACATCCTCCACCCCCTGGCTGTCGCCCATACCCTGGCATCCATGCAGCTTGACCTGGAAACACTGCAGGCCGGGCTGCTGCACGGCATTTTCAAGGAACCCGGCACCAAGGCAACCGAAAAAGAACTGGAAGAACTCTTCGGCCCGGATGTCAAGGAAATCGTCTGCGGCGTTACCCGAATCGACAATATCGAGCATAATACAAACCTTGACTACCAGGCGGAAAACATCCGGAAGATGCTGCTCGCCATGTCTTCCGATATCCGTATCCTGCTCCTGAAACTGGCCGACCGTCTCCACCTCATGCACCTGATGGACATGCCTGATACGGAAAAAAAGGATTACGCCGCCGAGACCATGGATCTCTACGCTCCCCTTGCCAGCCGGCTCGGTATCGACTGGATGAAACGGGAGCTGGAGGACCTCGCCTTTGCCCATCTCCATCCCCTTGAATATCAGGATCTCGCCGCCCGGGTGGACTCGTCGACCAGCGACCGCGCCATCTACGTGGAAGAGATCAAGAAAATCCTTACCACCAAACTCAGGGAACAGGGCCTGACCGATTTTCTCATCCTCGGCCGGCCCAAACATCTTTACTCCATCTACCGAAAACTTATCGCCCAGCGCATCCCGCTGGAAAAAGTCTATGACAAGGTTGCCTTCCGCATCATCCTGAAAACCGTGCGGGAGTGCTATGAAGCCCTCGGCCTGGTCCATTCCCTCTGGGTTCCCATTGACGGCCGCTTCAAGGATTTTATCAGCTCGCCCAAGTCAAACATGTACCAGTCCCTGCACACCTCGGTCATCGGTCCCCATGGTGATTTCATGGAGATCCAGATCCGCACCGAAGAGATGGACAAAATCGCCAAGGAGGGAATCGCCGCGCACTGGGCCTACAAGGAAGGAACGGCGATTTCCCACAAGGACGCCAAAATGTTCCAGTGGCTCAAGCAGCTCATCCAGTGGCTGCAGGAACTGAAGGATCCGAAGGAATTTCTAGAGGCATTCAAAGACGAGCTGCACCAAGGCGAAACCTATGTCCTTACCCCCAACGGCGAGGTGAAAGAGCTGCCCGAGGGCAGCACGCCGCTGGATTTCGCCTATGCCATCCATACCCAGGTGGGCAATCGCTGCACCGGCGCAAAGATAAACGGACGCCTGGTGCCGCTCAAGACAGTCCTGCACACCGGCGATGTGGTTGAAATCCTGACATCTCCGCACCAGCAGCCGAGCAGGGGCTGGCTGTCACTGGTCAAGACCAGTCGGGCAAAAAGCCGGATTCGCTCCTGGCTGCGCCAGGATGAGATGGAAAAAACCCTGAAGCTCGGACAGGAGATTTGTGAACGAGAGCTGCGCAAACACAACCTGAGCCTGAAAAAACTGATCAAGACCGGCCATCTCAGGGAAATCCTCAAGCGCGCCAATTCCAATACCATGGAAGAGCTGCTGCGCAGGGTCGGTTCCGGAAAAATCAGGACGGACCAGATCATCGACCTGATGCTCCCAGCCGAGCTTAAAAAAGCAAAAGAGGAAGAGATCCCCCTTGCCGTTGAAGCAGCCGTTGAAACTGCCGCGCCACCGGCACCGAAACCGTCAACAGGGGATGCCATTGTCATCGACGGCATTGACGACATGCTGATCAAGATCAGCCAATGCTGCCTGCCCATGCCGGGCGATGATGTCATGGGATTCATCACGACGGGAAGGGGAATCTCCGTCCACAAGGCCCTGTGCCCCAACCTGCAGGCCACGGACCCGGAACGAAGAATCGAGGTAAGCTGGTCCAGCTCGGCGAGAACCCAGCATCGGGCTCATATCCAGATTCTTGCCCATGACCAGAAAGGACTGCTGGTTTCCATCTGCAACGCCATCACCAATGACGATGCCAATATTCTCAACGTGGATGCCCACACATCAAAAGACAATATCGCCAGGCTCAATATTGTTCTTGAAGTGAACAATATCGACCACCTGAGCACATTGCTGCAGCATCTGCGTCAGCTGAATCAGGTGATTGAGGCCAAGAGGAAATAA
- a CDS encoding 50S ribosomal protein L28 — MSRECDICGKKPVSGNNVSHAHNKTRRRWLPNLKKVRVATPGGNAKQIRVCTRCIRSGAVVKPLVRNA, encoded by the coding sequence ATGTCTAGAGAATGTGATATTTGCGGCAAAAAGCCTGTTTCCGGTAACAATGTCAGCCATGCCCATAACAAGACAAGACGCCGTTGGCTGCCCAATCTGAAGAAAGTCCGCGTGGCTACCCCCGGCGGCAATGCTAAACAGATCAGGGTTTGTACCCGTTGTATCCGTTCCGGCGCCGTGGTTAAGCCGCTGGTCCGCAACGCCTGA
- a CDS encoding transcriptional regulator — MPIYEYECQKCKKVTEAWQSISDEPLTDCPDCHGNLKKIISSSAFHLKGGGWYADGYSSCKSGKCDASPASPSATGGCGKESSACPCAAAS; from the coding sequence ATGCCTATTTACGAATACGAGTGCCAAAAATGCAAGAAGGTTACCGAGGCCTGGCAAAGTATTTCCGACGAACCGTTGACTGACTGTCCGGACTGCCATGGAAATCTGAAAAAAATCATCTCAAGCAGCGCCTTCCACCTTAAGGGCGGCGGCTGGTACGCCGATGGATACTCAAGCTGCAAATCAGGCAAGTGCGACGCCTCCCCCGCCTCCCCATCCGCAACCGGCGGATGCGGCAAGGAATCTTCCGCATGCCCCTGCGCCGCGGCATCATAA
- a CDS encoding IS630 family transposase has product MEDILEVYARPYSQEFPVVCMDESSVQLIGEVHEPIPAAPGHPVLMDDEYVRNGVASILLEVEPLGGKRKVKITEQRTRIDWAHFIKEMLEERYADAKKVVLVMDNLNTHDTASLYAAFPPEEARGLAERLEIHYTPKHGSWLNIAEIELSVLKRQCLAGRIDCIEKMRAEVAAWNIDRNNRQTKVDWQFRTDDARIKLKRLYPKL; this is encoded by the coding sequence ATGGAAGATATACTCGAAGTTTATGCGCGTCCGTATAGTCAAGAATTCCCGGTTGTGTGCATGGATGAATCGAGTGTACAGTTAATCGGGGAGGTGCATGAGCCTATTCCGGCAGCCCCTGGCCATCCTGTTCTGATGGATGATGAATATGTTCGCAATGGGGTCGCAAGCATATTACTTGAGGTAGAACCGCTTGGGGGAAAGCGCAAGGTAAAAATTACTGAACAGCGGACACGGATTGATTGGGCCCATTTCATCAAAGAGATGCTTGAAGAGCGTTATGCCGATGCCAAGAAAGTAGTTTTGGTCATGGACAACCTCAATACACACGACACGGCCTCGCTCTATGCGGCTTTCCCACCTGAAGAAGCCAGGGGCTTGGCGGAACGTCTTGAAATACACTACACCCCGAAACACGGGAGTTGGCTGAACATAGCAGAGATTGAACTCAGTGTATTGAAGCGGCAATGCCTTGCAGGCCGGATTGATTGTATCGAGAAGATGCGAGCTGAAGTGGCGGCATGGAACATTGATCGAAATAACCGCCAGACTAAGGTTGATTGGCAGTTTAGAACAGATGATGCGCGAATAAAACTAAAACGGCTTTATCCGAAACTTTAA
- a CDS encoding 4-hydroxy-3-methylbut-2-en-1-yl diphosphate synthase: MITRKPTKQIKVGNVAIGGNAPIAVQSMTNTDTRDVESTVEQIRRLESAGCEIIRVAVPDMEAAGAIRAIRDRISIPLIADIHFDHRLAVAAMENGAQGIRINPGNIGGPEKLGKVVEAAKAHHVPIRVGVNSGSVEKDILAHHGHPTAEALVESAIRNIRLLEKLHFFEQKISLKSSDTLTTVEAYRLLSSQCEYPLHLGVTEAGGLIAGTVKSSVALGMLLYEGIGDTFRISLTRDPVEEIRVSYELLRCLRIRERGPELISCPTCGRCRINLFNLAEKVEEHIQQMDTPLKVAVMGCIVNGPGEAKEADIGLAGGKGVGIIFKKGKLDKKVPEDQLLEVFLAELDALAEEKKM; this comes from the coding sequence ATGATTACAAGAAAACCGACAAAACAAATCAAGGTAGGCAATGTGGCCATTGGCGGCAATGCTCCCATTGCCGTTCAGTCCATGACCAATACCGACACCCGCGACGTGGAGAGCACGGTTGAGCAAATCCGCAGACTGGAGTCAGCCGGCTGTGAGATCATCCGGGTTGCGGTGCCGGACATGGAGGCCGCCGGGGCAATCCGCGCCATCCGGGACCGCATCTCCATCCCGCTGATCGCCGACATCCATTTTGATCATCGACTGGCGGTTGCCGCCATGGAAAACGGCGCCCAGGGAATCAGGATCAATCCCGGCAATATCGGCGGGCCGGAAAAACTGGGCAAGGTCGTTGAGGCTGCCAAAGCGCATCATGTGCCGATTCGGGTTGGGGTAAATTCCGGTTCGGTTGAAAAAGATATCCTGGCCCACCACGGGCACCCGACCGCCGAGGCTTTGGTCGAAAGCGCCATACGCAACATCCGCCTGCTGGAAAAACTTCATTTTTTCGAACAGAAAATTTCCCTCAAGTCATCCGACACCCTGACCACCGTGGAGGCGTACCGTCTGCTTTCAAGCCAGTGCGAATACCCGCTTCACCTCGGGGTGACTGAAGCGGGCGGACTCATCGCCGGCACGGTCAAATCGAGCGTTGCCCTGGGAATGTTGCTTTATGAAGGAATCGGCGACACATTCCGTATTTCCCTTACCCGTGATCCGGTTGAGGAAATCAGGGTTTCCTACGAACTGCTCCGCTGCCTTCGCATCAGGGAGCGAGGCCCCGAACTCATCTCCTGCCCCACCTGCGGACGCTGCCGGATCAATTTATTCAATCTGGCGGAAAAGGTGGAAGAGCACATTCAGCAGATGGACACGCCACTGAAGGTTGCCGTCATGGGGTGCATAGTAAACGGCCCGGGCGAGGCAAAAGAGGCTGACATCGGCCTGGCGGGCGGCAAAGGAGTGGGAATTATATTTAAAAAAGGGAAACTGGACAAAAAAGTTCCGGAAGACCAGCTGCTGGAGGTCTTTCTCGCCGAACTTGACGCCCTGGCCGAAGAAAAAAAAATGTAA
- a CDS encoding class III cytochrome c has translation MKKTIVSAAALAVLFGFTMPVMADNGPADMTLQATVDAAAKPKPAVFPHKKHQDAGLKCGECHHGKGADGKKTDYTDGMKIEKCESCHNKAAGLPKEVATFKDAAHTNCKGCHQKGGKGPTKCGDCHK, from the coding sequence ATTAAAAAAACTATTGTTAGCGCAGCAGCTCTCGCGGTACTTTTCGGTTTCACCATGCCCGTCATGGCTGATAACGGTCCGGCCGACATGACCCTGCAGGCAACCGTGGATGCGGCAGCCAAACCAAAACCAGCGGTTTTCCCCCACAAGAAACATCAGGATGCCGGATTGAAATGCGGCGAATGCCATCACGGCAAAGGCGCTGACGGCAAGAAAACCGACTATACCGACGGGATGAAAATCGAGAAATGCGAGTCCTGCCACAATAAAGCAGCCGGACTGCCGAAAGAAGTTGCAACATTCAAAGATGCGGCTCACACCAACTGCAAAGGCTGCCATCAGAAAGGCGGCAAAGGCCCCACCAAATGTGGAGATTGCCACAAATAA
- a CDS encoding c-type cytochrome biogenesis protein CcsB, which yields MTSSQLLGISTIGYLIASALYIATLIFKTRKSGIAASLVTLITFFVQTAGLGLRWYESYQMGMGHAPLSNMYESLVFFSWAIVIFYLLMEVKFNNRLIGAFAIPFAFISMAYASFGKGINQEISPLIPALQSNWLIAHVITCFIGYAAFAVACGLGFMYLLKNSAEEKKDDGLISTLPSLKIIDDIIHKSMIFGFLWLSAGIITGAIWANSAWGTYWSWDPKETWSLITWFIYAATLHARFTRGWQGKRIAWLAIIGFVSVIFTYFGVNFLLSGLHSYGSS from the coding sequence ATGACAAGTTCGCAACTTTTAGGCATAAGTACCATCGGATACCTCATTGCTTCGGCGCTTTACATCGCCACCCTGATTTTCAAGACCAGAAAGAGCGGCATCGCGGCTTCCCTGGTTACCCTCATTACCTTTTTCGTCCAGACCGCGGGACTAGGCCTCAGGTGGTATGAATCATACCAGATGGGCATGGGCCACGCACCGCTGTCCAACATGTACGAATCCCTGGTCTTTTTTTCCTGGGCCATAGTAATTTTTTACCTGCTGATGGAAGTGAAATTCAACAACAGGCTGATCGGCGCCTTTGCCATACCCTTTGCCTTTATCAGCATGGCGTATGCCTCATTCGGCAAAGGCATCAACCAGGAAATATCCCCATTGATCCCCGCCCTGCAGAGTAACTGGCTGATTGCCCATGTTATCACCTGCTTCATCGGTTACGCCGCCTTTGCCGTTGCCTGCGGCCTCGGATTCATGTACCTGCTGAAAAACTCTGCGGAAGAGAAGAAGGATGACGGGCTTATCAGCACCCTGCCTTCTCTCAAAATAATTGATGACATCATTCATAAAAGCATGATTTTCGGTTTTCTTTGGCTGAGCGCGGGCATCATCACCGGCGCCATCTGGGCCAATTCCGCCTGGGGAACTTACTGGAGCTGGGACCCCAAGGAAACCTGGTCGCTGATCACCTGGTTTATCTATGCCGCCACCCTGCATGCCCGTTTTACCCGTGGCTGGCAAGGAAAAAGAATTGCCTGGCTGGCGATCATCGGCTTCGTTTCGGTCATTTTCACCTACTTCGGCGTCAACTTTCTGCTCTCCGGCCTGCACAGCTACGGCAGCAGCTAA
- a CDS encoding HD family phosphohydrolase translates to MDTKQADFRKALREVKNLPTLPGIISKLTRMAEDPDTTTEQMGKVISKDHILAAKLLKLVNSAFYGFPQKISSLNSAIILLGFNVIKSLIISSSIFELMESQDMELWEHSLGCAVVCSVLAKRLEVSDPEEVSTAGLIHDIGKVAIKMELRRECEALGQLVREKEISMLAAERELLGLDHAEVGGWLAKSWNLPPKLVESIACHHNPTDAKDEKLTAAIIHFSDILIRGLGYGHGDDVWVPPLSKSAWEMLNLSAQDIDEIIEQVEEKLWDVKGFSLEIQSELERSVTS, encoded by the coding sequence ATGGACACGAAACAGGCGGATTTTCGTAAGGCACTGCGGGAGGTGAAAAATCTTCCCACCCTGCCCGGAATTATTTCCAAGCTGACCAGAATGGCGGAGGATCCGGACACGACCACGGAGCAGATGGGCAAGGTGATCAGCAAGGATCACATTCTCGCCGCAAAACTCCTGAAGCTTGTCAATTCGGCCTTTTACGGTTTTCCACAGAAAATCAGTTCGTTAAACAGTGCCATCATTCTCCTTGGGTTCAACGTTATCAAGAGTCTCATCATCAGTTCGTCGATTTTTGAGTTGATGGAGTCCCAGGATATGGAGCTGTGGGAGCATTCCCTGGGCTGCGCGGTTGTCTGCAGTGTGCTGGCCAAACGTCTTGAGGTAAGTGACCCGGAAGAGGTAAGCACCGCCGGTCTTATTCATGATATCGGCAAGGTGGCGATCAAGATGGAACTTCGTCGGGAATGCGAAGCCCTCGGCCAACTGGTTCGTGAGAAAGAGATCAGCATGCTTGCCGCCGAACGTGAACTGCTCGGGCTCGATCATGCCGAAGTCGGCGGTTGGCTGGCAAAAAGCTGGAATCTGCCGCCGAAGCTGGTGGAGTCCATTGCCTGCCATCATAATCCCACGGATGCCAAAGACGAAAAGCTCACCGCCGCAATTATTCATTTCAGCGATATTCTGATTCGTGGTCTCGGGTACGGTCACGGCGATGACGTCTGGGTGCCGCCGCTGAGCAAAAGCGCCTGGGAGATGCTGAATCTTTCGGCCCAGGACATTGATGAAATAATCGAGCAGGTTGAGGAAAAACTCTGGGATGTCAAGGGCTTCAGCCTGGAAATACAATCCGAGCTGGAACGAAGCGTTACATCTTGA
- a CDS encoding diguanylate cyclase response regulator, translating into MKRILIVGENIVGSSEHKILLEAKGYQPLLIRDLHSAVSLILEDPPDMLIMDIDFGEKQEGLALLNAVKGCLQKTNIPVLLVVTEKHVATGFNWQTYPVDDILVRPFSPELMLARIQLAEARMIRVFDNNPLSKLPGNTSILKAIQRAIDADESYGVCYIDIDNFKPYNDRYGFSQGDDVILMVARIAVNVIDELARDGSFVGHVGGDDFVFIVGEEKVKPVCERILANFDVVRNMFIPAEDLKVGCYVEKDRQGRETIFGLLSLSIAVVMTGSHVYSHSGEVSTAASEVKHFVKQKEGSNYMIDRRSLKG; encoded by the coding sequence ATGAAACGCATTCTTATTGTCGGTGAAAACATTGTCGGCAGCTCCGAGCACAAGATTCTTCTCGAGGCCAAAGGATACCAGCCTTTGCTGATAAGGGATCTCCATTCCGCTGTTTCACTTATCCTGGAAGATCCGCCGGACATGCTTATTATGGATATCGATTTTGGTGAGAAACAGGAGGGGCTGGCATTGCTTAACGCGGTCAAGGGATGCCTGCAGAAAACAAATATTCCGGTCCTGCTGGTGGTGACGGAAAAACACGTGGCAACAGGTTTTAATTGGCAGACCTATCCGGTGGATGATATCCTGGTCCGCCCCTTTTCTCCGGAATTGATGCTGGCCCGCATTCAGCTCGCCGAAGCACGGATGATACGCGTGTTTGACAACAATCCGCTCAGCAAACTGCCGGGCAACACCTCCATCCTCAAAGCGATCCAGCGAGCCATCGATGCGGATGAAAGCTATGGTGTCTGCTACATCGATATTGATAATTTCAAGCCGTACAATGACCGCTACGGCTTTTCCCAAGGGGATGACGTTATCCTCATGGTGGCCCGTATCGCCGTGAACGTCATTGATGAGCTGGCCCGGGACGGCAGCTTTGTCGGCCATGTGGGCGGCGATGATTTTGTTTTTATTGTCGGAGAAGAAAAGGTGAAGCCTGTTTGTGAACGGATACTTGCCAATTTTGATGTTGTTCGCAACATGTTCATTCCGGCGGAGGATCTGAAGGTCGGCTGTTATGTGGAAAAGGACCGGCAGGGCAGGGAAACCATATTCGGCCTGCTCAGCCTTTCCATTGCAGTGGTCATGACCGGTTCCCATGTTTACAGCCATTCAGGCGAGGTTTCCACCGCAGCCTCCGAGGTGAAGCACTTTGTCAAACAGAAAGAGGGAAGCAATTATATGATTGATCGCCGCTCTCTGAAAGGCTAG